One segment of Vagococcus martis DNA contains the following:
- the lrgB gene encoding antiholin-like protein LrgB, whose translation MTPYIGIVISFVAFGVGTFLFKKTNGFFLFTPLFVAMILGVIILKATGINYEQYNQGGTVISFFLEPATIAFAIPLYKKRDLLQKYWLEIVAAITIGSAVSVTSIVAVGKLIRMHPQMMVSLLPQAATTAIAVPISESMNGIVSLTAFAVIFNAVIIYATGKMALKFFHINNPIAKGLALGSAGHALGVSVGIELGETEAAMASISMILVGVITVIVVPLSASLLQLT comes from the coding sequence ATGACCCCATATATTGGTATTGTTATTTCATTCGTCGCATTTGGTGTTGGTACATTTTTATTCAAAAAAACAAATGGCTTTTTCTTATTCACACCACTATTTGTTGCTATGATTTTAGGTGTCATCATCTTAAAAGCTACTGGTATCAACTACGAACAATATAATCAAGGTGGAACAGTCATCAGTTTCTTCTTAGAACCTGCAACCATTGCCTTTGCTATTCCTCTATACAAAAAAAGAGATTTATTGCAAAAATATTGGTTAGAAATAGTTGCTGCGATTACAATAGGATCAGCAGTATCTGTCACAAGTATTGTCGCTGTTGGAAAACTAATTCGTATGCATCCTCAAATGATGGTTTCTTTATTACCACAAGCGGCAACAACAGCGATTGCCGTTCCTATCTCTGAATCAATGAATGGAATTGTTTCTTTAACTGCCTTTGCTGTCATCTTCAATGCTGTTATCATTTACGCAACTGGAAAAATGGCGTTAAAATTCTTCCACATCAATAACCCTATTGCTAAAGGTTTAGCACTTGGTTCTGCTGGTCATGCTTTAGGTGTATCTGTTGGGATTGAACTAGGTGAAACAGAAGCAGCCATGGCAAGTATTTCTATGATTCTAGTGGGAGTCATTACTGTCATCGTCGTTCCTCTTTCAGCAAGTTTATTACAATTAACTTAA
- a CDS encoding polyprenyl synthetase family protein, with amino-acid sequence MTVHPLWEMYPAVQKELIETKRVMEKSVKIRNKEITETLQLFFDAGGKLLRPAYFLLFSKFGTIESDKKRYRMAASLEILHVATLVHDDIIDDSPVRRSMPSVQALYGQDIAVYTGDFLFTVYFHLLSNATSDLKTISLNAQSMKRILVGELDQMNLRYNTNITVKQYFQHIKGKTAQLFEFSCYEGAHYSHAPKTVQLQAKRIGYNIGMAFQIMDDILDYKSTQEDMQKPVFEDMKNGYYTLPLILAMNENREAFLPYLEKKTELSNQEMKEVQQLIETYKGIEKAEMIAERFTNKALTNIKKLPDIVEKDILYHVTEVLLDRNN; translated from the coding sequence ATGACTGTTCATCCACTGTGGGAAATGTATCCTGCTGTCCAAAAAGAATTGATTGAAACCAAGCGTGTCATGGAAAAGTCAGTTAAAATTAGAAATAAAGAAATCACGGAAACACTGCAATTATTTTTTGATGCTGGTGGAAAATTATTACGTCCAGCATATTTTTTATTATTTTCAAAATTCGGTACGATAGAATCAGATAAGAAACGTTACCGTATGGCAGCCTCGCTTGAAATTTTGCACGTTGCAACGCTTGTTCATGATGATATTATCGATGATTCACCTGTACGTCGCTCAATGCCGTCAGTGCAAGCTTTATATGGTCAAGATATCGCAGTTTATACGGGAGATTTTTTATTTACAGTGTATTTTCATTTATTGTCAAATGCGACAAGTGATTTAAAAACAATCTCATTAAATGCTCAAAGCATGAAGCGAATTTTAGTGGGAGAACTCGACCAAATGAATTTGCGGTACAATACGAATATTACGGTCAAACAATATTTCCAACATATAAAGGGAAAAACGGCTCAGTTATTTGAATTTTCTTGTTATGAGGGAGCACATTATTCGCATGCACCAAAGACAGTGCAACTTCAAGCCAAACGAATTGGCTATAATATTGGGATGGCGTTTCAGATTATGGATGATATCCTTGATTATAAATCCACACAAGAAGACATGCAAAAACCAGTCTTTGAAGATATGAAGAATGGGTACTACACGTTACCGCTTATTTTAGCGATGAATGAAAATCGTGAGGCTTTTTTACCTTATCTAGAGAAGAAGACAGAGTTGTCTAATCAAGAGATGAAAGAAGTGCAACAACTAATCGAAACATATAAAGGCATAGAAAAAGCTGAGATGATTGCAGAGCGTTTCACTAATAAAGCCTTAACAAACATAAAAAAATTACCGGATATTGTAGAAAAAGATATTTTATATCATGTAACAGAAGTACTTTTAGATAGAAATAATTAA
- a CDS encoding prenyltransferase codes for MNFKVFAELIELKAKAASVFPFIMGFLYSWYHYQQIKPLYMLLFFISMLLFNMAVDILDNYMDYHNATDVHDYKKETNIIGRENLSLTLVRNMMIGLIVSSAIIGVYLASQTSWVILWLGMFSYFIGITYSAGPKPLSSLPVGEVTSGVTMGIVIPLICVYLNVFDILPFDGQFIIQVAILSLPTALAISNLMLANNTCDVKEDVLNNRHTLVYYIGKKRAVSLFKLLVILSFVFATLGAVLTIVPITLLGIWFIFPKIWKNTMMYSKEQIKTKTFPLAIKNLGMIAVAQVVLFFFGLWF; via the coding sequence ATGAATTTTAAAGTATTTGCCGAATTAATCGAGCTTAAAGCAAAAGCTGCGAGTGTTTTCCCATTTATTATGGGATTTTTATATTCATGGTATCATTATCAACAAATCAAACCATTGTATATGCTCTTATTTTTCATCTCAATGTTACTATTTAATATGGCAGTCGATATATTAGATAACTACATGGACTATCATAATGCGACTGATGTTCACGACTATAAAAAAGAAACCAATATTATCGGGCGAGAAAATTTATCACTCACTCTTGTAAGAAATATGATGATTGGGTTGATTGTCTCTTCTGCTATTATTGGCGTATATCTTGCGTCTCAAACAAGCTGGGTCATTTTATGGTTAGGAATGTTTAGTTATTTCATTGGGATTACCTATTCAGCTGGACCAAAACCACTTTCTAGCCTTCCGGTTGGTGAAGTGACTTCTGGTGTGACAATGGGGATTGTGATTCCTTTAATCTGTGTTTACTTGAACGTATTTGATATTTTACCATTTGATGGTCAGTTTATCATTCAAGTAGCGATTTTATCACTACCAACTGCTCTAGCCATTTCAAATCTTATGTTAGCTAATAATACATGCGATGTGAAAGAAGACGTTTTAAACAACAGACACACACTTGTATACTATATCGGAAAAAAACGAGCTGTGTCACTATTTAAATTACTCGTGATTTTATCATTTGTGTTTGCCACGCTTGGTGCAGTGTTAACTATCGTCCCCATCACGTTACTTGGTATTTGGTTCATTTTTCCGAAAATTTGGAAAAATACTATGATGTATTCGAAAGAACAAATCAAAACAAAAACATTTCCACTAGCCATTAAAAATTTAGGTATGATAGCCGTCGCACAAGTAGTTTTATTCTTTTTCGGTTTATGGTTCTAA
- a CDS encoding antibiotic biosynthesis monooxygenase: MFSVTNTIHVETPYSENMIKAFTSSHTKDAMAHVEGFINFQLMSRELPDEENVTELVVLSLWKSKEHQKNWVKSQAFKDVHKKDDSTESTKGKPKRQGFIRNSIAEFDVLN; encoded by the coding sequence ATGTTTAGTGTAACAAATACCATTCATGTCGAAACACCATATTCAGAAAATATGATTAAAGCATTTACATCTTCTCATACAAAAGACGCCATGGCACATGTTGAAGGGTTTATCAATTTTCAGCTCATGAGCCGAGAGCTACCAGATGAGGAAAATGTGACGGAACTGGTTGTACTTAGTTTATGGAAATCTAAAGAACATCAAAAAAATTGGGTGAAAAGCCAAGCATTTAAAGATGTTCATAAAAAAGATGACTCTACTGAATCGACAAAAGGAAAGCCAAAACGTCAAGGATTTATCAGAAATAGTATTGCAGAATTTGATGTATTAAACTAA
- a CDS encoding putative metal homeostasis protein: MEKTDVSSAYRRLSSPNIKTKKRALKIIKEAKRNKRGK, encoded by the coding sequence ATGGAAAAAACAGATGTGTCTAGTGCATATAGACGTTTAAGTAGTCCTAATATTAAAACCAAAAAACGAGCACTAAAAATTATTAAAGAAGCCAAAAGAAATAAACGTGGAAAATAG
- a CDS encoding CobW family GTP-binding protein, which translates to MGIPITVISGFLGSGKTTLINQVIKGSGLSPEEVVIIENEFGEAGIDHELLIHSKENIVQMNGGCICCSLRGDLLNALTAVLDVFVTQGYPIKQIIIETSGVSDPQPIIQTIVGTPKLQPYFYLDSVIGVVDAENITQNLQHHEAAKQLVMSDRLLISQKSVTNKDSINQIKEQLKEINPLADIYEFSLIQPSSELADLVLGNHLFNQSIDDEEEHHHHHHHEFESMIISESGYVKEGLLHNWLSWLMMNYQESIYRMKGFVNVSDQDFQTEIQGVNQLLNFNLTNRLTENNDNKLVVIGKNIDKDDITQAFQLVIEKSTEGD; encoded by the coding sequence ATGGGAATACCAATTACAGTTATCTCAGGATTTTTAGGTTCAGGAAAGACAACATTAATTAATCAAGTCATTAAAGGGAGTGGTCTATCACCTGAAGAGGTTGTCATTATAGAAAATGAATTTGGTGAAGCAGGAATTGACCATGAGTTATTAATTCATTCAAAAGAAAATATTGTACAGATGAATGGTGGGTGTATTTGCTGTAGTTTACGCGGTGATTTGTTAAATGCGTTAACAGCAGTGTTAGATGTGTTTGTAACACAAGGTTATCCAATTAAACAAATTATTATTGAGACAAGTGGCGTGTCTGATCCACAACCAATTATTCAAACGATTGTGGGCACCCCTAAGTTACAGCCGTATTTTTATTTGGATAGTGTTATTGGAGTAGTGGATGCTGAAAATATTACACAAAATCTCCAACATCATGAAGCGGCAAAGCAACTGGTCATGTCAGACCGACTATTGATTTCACAAAAAAGTGTTACAAATAAAGACAGTATCAATCAAATAAAAGAGCAACTAAAAGAAATTAATCCGCTAGCAGATATATATGAGTTTTCATTAATCCAACCATCTTCCGAGCTAGCTGACTTGGTACTAGGAAATCATTTATTTAATCAATCAATCGATGATGAAGAAGAACACCATCACCATCATCATCATGAATTTGAATCAATGATTATTTCTGAATCAGGTTATGTTAAAGAGGGCTTATTACACAATTGGCTTTCTTGGTTAATGATGAACTATCAGGAATCTATTTATAGAATGAAAGGTTTTGTCAATGTGTCTGATCAAGACTTTCAAACAGAAATTCAAGGTGTGAACCAGTTATTAAATTTTAATTTGACTAATCGTTTAACCGAAAATAATGACAATAAATTAGTTGTCATTGGTAAAAATATTGATAAAGATGACATTACTCAAGCATTTCAATTAGTGATAGAAAAATCAACAGAAGGAGACTAG
- the rpsN gene encoding 30S ribosomal protein S14 — translation MAKKSKIAKYEKQKKLVAEYAEIRKELKENKDYEGLRKLPKESNPNRLKLRDETDGRPRAYMRKFGVSRITFRELAHKGQLPGVKKASW, via the coding sequence GTGGCAAAAAAATCTAAGATAGCCAAATATGAAAAACAAAAAAAATTAGTGGCAGAATATGCAGAAATAAGGAAAGAATTAAAAGAAAATAAGGACTATGAGGGGTTACGTAAACTACCTAAGGAGTCAAATCCTAATAGATTAAAACTAAGAGATGAAACAGATGGCAGACCAAGAGCTTATATGCGTAAGTTTGGCGTGTCTCGTATTACATTTAGAGAACTTGCACATAAGGGACAATTGCCCGGCGTTAAAAAAGCAAGTTGGTAA
- the rpmG gene encoding 50S ribosomal protein L33 — protein MRTPIILECSETKERLYVTSKNKRNTPERLELRKYSPKLRQRVIFKETKK, from the coding sequence ATGAGAACACCCATTATATTAGAATGTTCTGAAACAAAAGAACGATTGTATGTAACAAGTAAGAATAAACGAAACACACCTGAACGACTGGAGTTAAGAAAATATTCTCCAAAGCTTAGACAGCGTGTGATATTTAAAGAGACCAAAAAATAA
- a CDS encoding zinc ABC transporter substrate-binding protein AdcA has product MKKKIILGMSLIMMGGLLAACSTAKTEQTNTDKIKVATTFYPMYEFTKEVVGDAGEVDMIVPAGVEAHDFEPSAKDLKKIQDSDVFVYNNENMETWVPSVESVLKEGNVTKIKATENMVLLPGSEEEHDHHEHGEEGHSHELDPHVWLAPSLAIKEVEEIRNQLIKKYPDKEKLFTTNADNYLKKLATLDKSYQDTLKNAKQKSFVTQHAAFGYLALEYGLTQVPISGLSPDEEPSPARLAELNKYVKKNDIKYIYFESNATDAIAKTLAKETGVELLVLNPLEGLSQKEIDKGENYVSVMEKNLAALSKTTGEETTKSIVSKTPEKTVQAGYFEDSQIQDRPLSNWKGNWQSVYRLLKDGTLDQVFDYKAKLKKDKSAEEYKKYYESGYKTSIKEIDITDSTMTFIDDSGKKISSKYKYIGQKVLTYEKGNRGVRYCFEATDPSQGAFKYVQFSDHEITDTKSAHFHLYFGNDSQEALYKELENWPTYYPKELSGKEVAQEMMAH; this is encoded by the coding sequence ATGAAGAAAAAAATAATATTAGGTATGTCTTTGATAATGATGGGAGGGTTACTTGCAGCATGCTCAACTGCTAAAACTGAGCAGACAAATACTGACAAAATTAAAGTAGCTACCACATTTTATCCGATGTATGAATTTACGAAAGAAGTTGTAGGTGATGCTGGAGAAGTAGACATGATTGTTCCAGCCGGAGTTGAAGCACATGATTTTGAACCGTCAGCTAAGGATTTAAAGAAAATACAAGATAGTGATGTCTTTGTCTATAATAATGAAAATATGGAAACGTGGGTACCTTCCGTTGAATCAGTATTAAAAGAGGGGAATGTAACAAAGATAAAAGCAACTGAAAATATGGTATTACTACCTGGAAGCGAAGAAGAACATGACCATCATGAACACGGTGAGGAGGGGCACTCACATGAACTAGATCCACATGTGTGGTTAGCACCTAGTTTAGCAATTAAAGAAGTCGAAGAAATTCGCAATCAACTGATAAAAAAATATCCAGATAAAGAAAAATTATTTACTACAAATGCTGATAATTACTTAAAAAAATTAGCTACTCTAGATAAGTCCTATCAAGATACATTAAAGAATGCAAAACAAAAAAGCTTTGTGACACAGCATGCAGCATTTGGTTATTTAGCGTTGGAATATGGGTTAACGCAAGTACCAATTTCTGGTCTTTCTCCAGACGAAGAACCATCACCAGCTAGATTAGCTGAACTAAATAAGTATGTAAAAAAGAATGATATTAAATATATTTATTTTGAATCTAATGCAACAGATGCTATTGCTAAAACATTGGCAAAAGAAACTGGTGTGGAATTATTAGTATTAAATCCGTTAGAGGGGCTAAGTCAAAAAGAGATTGATAAAGGTGAAAACTATGTTTCAGTTATGGAAAAAAATCTAGCGGCTTTAAGTAAAACTACTGGCGAAGAAACGACAAAATCTATTGTAAGTAAAACACCTGAAAAAACAGTACAAGCAGGATACTTTGAAGATAGCCAAATACAGGATAGACCATTATCAAATTGGAAAGGAAATTGGCAGTCAGTTTATCGACTTTTAAAAGATGGCACATTAGATCAAGTGTTTGATTACAAAGCTAAATTGAAAAAAGACAAATCTGCTGAAGAATATAAAAAGTATTATGAGTCAGGGTATAAAACATCAATTAAAGAAATTGATATTACAGATTCAACGATGACTTTTATTGATGATAGTGGTAAAAAAATTAGCTCAAAATATAAGTATATTGGTCAAAAAGTTTTAACTTATGAAAAAGGAAACCGTGGTGTGAGATATTGCTTTGAGGCAACAGATCCTAGTCAAGGTGCTTTTAAGTATGTTCAGTTTAGCGATCATGAAATCACGGATACTAAATCAGCTCATTTCCATTTGTACTTTGGCAATGATAGTCAAGAGGCACTGTATAAAGAACTTGAAAACTGGCCAACTTACTATCCTAAAGAATTATCTGGAAAAGAAGTCGCACAAGAAATGATGGCTCATTAG
- a CDS encoding IS30 family transposase, whose protein sequence is MTYTHLTTDELVLIEAYYHQNKKGTYVAKQLKRAKQTIYNVYKAFDEGLSALDYYKRYKNNKKNCGRRPISLSDNETEYIQKKVVQGWTPDVIIGRAEFPISCSISTLYRLFKQGLFDLTALPMKGKRKANGYKEKRGKQAFKRTIHQRNKDYQLFNNEFGHLEGDTIVGKDHKSAVITLVERLSKVIITLKPIGRRAIDIENSLNNWFKKFPCHLFKSITFDCGKEFSNWKSISNLNDIDIYFADPGTPSQRGLNENSNGLLRKDGLPKQMDFNKVEESFIQSIASKRNNIPRKSLNYKTPLEVFLSYVDNDILSSLI, encoded by the coding sequence ATGACCTATACACATCTTACTACAGACGAGCTAGTTTTGATAGAAGCTTATTACCATCAAAATAAAAAAGGAACATACGTTGCGAAACAATTGAAACGAGCAAAACAGACTATCTATAATGTTTACAAAGCTTTTGATGAGGGATTATCTGCACTAGATTACTATAAAAGATACAAAAATAATAAAAAGAATTGTGGCAGGCGTCCTATTTCTTTATCTGATAATGAAACAGAATACATTCAAAAGAAGGTTGTTCAAGGATGGACTCCAGATGTCATTATTGGTCGTGCTGAGTTTCCTATCTCATGTTCTATCAGTACTCTTTATAGATTATTTAAGCAAGGACTGTTTGATTTGACCGCATTACCTATGAAAGGTAAAAGGAAAGCGAATGGTTATAAAGAAAAAAGAGGTAAACAAGCCTTTAAAAGAACCATCCATCAACGTAATAAGGACTATCAACTCTTTAATAATGAATTTGGTCACCTTGAAGGTGACACAATTGTTGGAAAAGATCATAAAAGTGCTGTTATCACACTCGTTGAAAGACTATCGAAAGTGATTATTACGTTAAAACCAATAGGCAGACGAGCAATAGATATCGAAAATAGTTTAAATAATTGGTTTAAAAAGTTTCCATGCCATCTATTTAAATCAATCACATTCGATTGTGGTAAAGAATTTTCTAATTGGAAATCAATCAGCAATCTAAATGATATTGATATTTATTTTGCCGATCCAGGAACACCATCACAACGTGGCTTAAATGAAAACTCTAATGGGTTATTACGTAAAGATGGATTACCTAAACAAATGGATTTCAACAAAGTTGAGGAATCTTTTATCCAATCTATCGCTTCTAAAAGAAATAATATTCCTAGAAAATCATTAAACTATAAAACACCATTGGAAGTATTTTTGAGTTATGTAGACAACGATATTTTGTCTAGCTTAATTTGA
- a CDS encoding P-loop NTPase family protein, whose protein sequence is MVQALQSQPDCLILDEATSSLDEINYQFVEKNILTHYEGTLIAVSHRLTEDADCKIKLDN, encoded by the coding sequence TTGGTACAAGCCTTACAAAGTCAACCTGATTGTTTGATACTCGATGAAGCTACGTCAAGTTTAGACGAAATCAATTACCAATTTGTGGAAAAAAATATATTAACACATTATGAAGGAACGTTAATTGCTGTATCTCACAGATTAACAGAAGACGCCGATTGTAAAATTAAGCTAGACAACTAA
- a CDS encoding NADPH-dependent FMN reductase, whose translation MRKYGVIVGSTRKNSYSEAVAKAIVKGLPNDAEVTFINISDLPLYNQDLDADSPAEYTRFREEVAAQDAIIFVTPEHNRSIPAALKNALDVASRPWGQNVWAKKPALVASQSISGISGVLAHHVLRQSLVFLDMPTMQQPELYIGHSDQLFDENLEPTNDDTKEFLANAGKQFSEFAAKFD comes from the coding sequence ATGAGAAAATATGGCGTTATTGTAGGTTCAACAAGAAAAAATTCTTATTCAGAAGCGGTAGCAAAGGCAATAGTAAAAGGGTTACCAAATGATGCAGAGGTAACATTCATAAACATTAGTGATTTACCTTTATACAACCAAGATTTAGATGCCGACTCACCTGCTGAATACACACGTTTTAGAGAAGAAGTCGCAGCACAAGATGCAATTATTTTTGTCACACCAGAGCACAACAGAAGTATACCAGCTGCTTTAAAAAATGCATTAGATGTCGCTTCAAGACCATGGGGACAAAATGTATGGGCTAAAAAACCAGCACTTGTTGCTTCACAATCTATTTCAGGTATTTCAGGTGTCTTAGCTCATCATGTGTTAAGACAGTCATTAGTATTTTTAGATATGCCAACTATGCAACAACCTGAATTGTACATTGGTCATTCAGATCAGTTGTTTGATGAAAACTTAGAACCAACAAATGATGATACAAAAGAATTTTTAGCAAATGCTGGAAAACAATTTAGCGAATTTGCAGCGAAATTTGACTAA
- a CDS encoding amidohydrolase family protein produces MTYWLTNVRIETGFLRENDWIKATETQLVAIHIHNGKIATIIPTEDFSATDKKFIDCNEQLLLPGIVEKHCHLDKSKLGTPYTPITPAKNLVERFETEIPILDSLDEPIEVRAKALYDLEVSHGVTSFRSHIDIEPATGLRYLNAITSLRKDVCTPIELVAFPQHGLLRSKSSQLMEKALQNGANFVGGVDPYSLDGDYKASLHETFRLATTYNVGIDIHVHDRKEAGTTTIKEIIRLTKKHGWQDKVFISHAFGLNDFVGDERKQVFSDLAKQGIHIVTSVPITPNTIPPIMELIDYGVSVHLGCDNIYDCWSPYGDGSLQEKLVRLGELFNVKDQSDLTQLLGLMTDGVTTLDKNGNHIWPSVGDEATYLLTPAMSSAEFVARKSPITSSYYQGKQVK; encoded by the coding sequence ATGACTTATTGGTTAACAAACGTGCGTATAGAAACTGGATTTCTCAGAGAAAATGACTGGATTAAAGCAACTGAGACACAATTAGTGGCGATCCATATCCACAATGGAAAGATTGCAACGATTATTCCTACAGAAGATTTTTCTGCTACTGATAAAAAATTTATAGATTGTAATGAACAGTTACTACTACCAGGTATCGTAGAAAAACACTGCCACTTAGACAAAAGTAAATTAGGAACACCCTATACTCCTATCACTCCTGCTAAAAATTTAGTGGAACGTTTCGAAACAGAAATTCCTATATTAGATAGTCTAGATGAACCGATTGAGGTGCGTGCTAAAGCACTGTATGACTTAGAAGTTTCTCATGGCGTCACTTCGTTTAGGTCTCATATAGATATTGAACCAGCAACGGGCCTTAGATACCTAAACGCCATTACATCATTGCGAAAAGATGTGTGCACACCTATCGAACTAGTTGCTTTTCCACAACATGGATTATTACGTTCAAAAAGCAGCCAATTAATGGAAAAAGCTTTGCAAAATGGTGCTAATTTTGTTGGCGGTGTGGATCCTTACTCGCTAGATGGCGACTATAAAGCATCTCTTCATGAAACATTTCGACTAGCGACAACTTATAATGTGGGGATTGATATCCATGTTCATGATAGGAAAGAAGCTGGAACAACAACCATAAAAGAAATCATTCGTTTAACTAAAAAACATGGATGGCAAGATAAAGTGTTTATCAGTCATGCATTTGGCTTAAATGATTTTGTTGGTGACGAAAGAAAACAAGTGTTTTCCGATTTAGCTAAGCAGGGTATCCATATTGTAACGAGTGTTCCTATTACACCAAATACGATCCCTCCGATTATGGAGCTTATCGATTACGGTGTATCTGTTCATCTAGGTTGTGATAATATTTACGACTGTTGGTCTCCTTATGGTGATGGCTCACTTCAAGAAAAATTGGTGCGTTTAGGTGAATTATTTAATGTAAAAGACCAAAGTGATTTGACTCAGCTTTTAGGATTAATGACTGATGGCGTGACTACTTTAGATAAAAACGGAAACCATATATGGCCTAGTGTTGGTGATGAAGCTACTTATTTACTTACTCCGGCAATGTCATCAGCTGAATTTGTTGCTAGAAAATCGCCTATTACATCAAGCTATTATCAAGGAAAACAAGTAAAATAA
- a CDS encoding glycosyltransferase, with translation MYYRLLCGDILPKTIKRVLYLDPDILVLNSLEELW, from the coding sequence ATGTATTATCGTTTACTTTGTGGGGATATTCTACCTAAAACAATAAAACGTGTACTTTACCTTGATCCAGATATCTTAGTACTAAATTCGTTAGAAGAATTATGGTGA
- a CDS encoding NCS2 family permease, with translation MKEKIDQYFGITASGSTFKREFTGGLTAFFAMSYVIFVNPIILGQAGMPQDAVFMSTILSSAIAMLIMGLWAKFPLGLAPCMSMNAFFAYSVVLQMGKSWQEALASVLVASVLFLMLAFSGARSKIIKAIPANVKQAGTVGLGIFIAFVSFKNSGIIVPDEGMFITFGGFSNPNVIIAFFGIITAAFFLVRKNQYAVFLGMIGAAVCGLFIRFGASMNWFNLSADVIATLPQLPKGSPVVIPTEPMNAMMNDTFMVAVKNLDKMLSLDSIVIILTFLFLDFFGTATTLSAAATQVSDIKQENFEDNKRIYSADALGTFFGSILGTSSLSTYIESVSGIIAGARTGLMSVIVAGLFLLSAFFYPVLSLVTTAVTTPAMVVIGIFMMQNITGIDWDGGFEEVIPAFLTIVMMPLTGSIALGLVLGFLSYELCMIFAGRLKEIPNVMHFITVISILYLFTI, from the coding sequence ATGAAGGAAAAGATTGATCAGTATTTTGGTATCACAGCATCAGGTTCTACTTTTAAACGAGAATTTACAGGAGGGTTAACGGCATTTTTTGCGATGTCCTATGTTATTTTTGTTAATCCGATTATTTTAGGGCAAGCAGGGATGCCACAAGATGCCGTTTTTATGTCGACTATCTTGTCTTCAGCCATCGCCATGCTCATTATGGGGTTATGGGCAAAATTTCCACTAGGCCTTGCGCCGTGTATGTCAATGAATGCCTTTTTTGCTTATTCAGTTGTTTTGCAAATGGGGAAATCTTGGCAAGAAGCATTGGCATCAGTTTTAGTTGCCTCAGTGTTGTTTTTAATGCTTGCTTTTTCAGGTGCTCGCTCTAAAATAATTAAAGCTATACCAGCTAATGTGAAACAAGCAGGAACAGTAGGTTTGGGGATTTTTATCGCTTTTGTTAGTTTTAAAAATTCAGGAATCATCGTGCCAGATGAGGGAATGTTTATTACATTTGGCGGTTTTTCTAACCCTAATGTGATTATCGCATTCTTTGGTATCATCACAGCTGCATTTTTCTTAGTGAGAAAAAATCAATATGCTGTGTTTTTAGGAATGATTGGTGCTGCCGTATGTGGGTTGTTTATTCGATTCGGTGCATCAATGAATTGGTTTAACCTGAGTGCAGATGTCATCGCGACATTACCGCAATTACCAAAAGGCTCACCAGTTGTCATTCCGACTGAGCCAATGAATGCCATGATGAACGATACATTTATGGTTGCGGTGAAAAATTTAGATAAGATGTTATCGTTAGATTCTATTGTTATTATTTTGACCTTTTTATTTTTAGATTTCTTTGGAACAGCGACGACATTGTCTGCGGCAGCTACACAAGTATCTGATATTAAACAAGAAAACTTTGAAGACAACAAACGTATTTACAGTGCCGATGCGTTGGGAACATTCTTTGGTTCAATCTTAGGAACATCAAGTTTATCAACTTATATTGAATCTGTATCAGGAATTATTGCTGGTGCTAGAACTGGTTTGATGAGTGTCATTGTGGCGGGATTGTTTTTATTATCAGCCTTCTTTTATCCAGTGTTATCTCTTGTCACAACAGCTGTGACCACGCCAGCGATGGTGGTAATTGGTATTTTTATGATGCAAAACATCACAGGGATTGATTGGGATGGTGGATTTGAAGAAGTTATTCCAGCTTTTCTAACGATTGTCATGATGCCATTAACCGGTTCAATTGCTTTAGGACTTGTATTAGGATTTTTATCTTATGAGTTATGCATGATTTTTGCCGGACGATTAAAAGAAATTCCAAATGTAATGCATTTTATCACAGTGATTTCTATACTCTATTTATTTACAATTTAA